One Pseudobutyrivibrio xylanivorans genomic window, ATTTGTAATGGATGCCCTCAGAGCAATTGATGATGAGGAAATCAGTCTTTATATGCTTAATGCCAAGAGTCCATGCTTCATTAAGGCAGACGATGGTTCATACATTTATATAGTTCTTCCAGTAAACTTTAATAATCCTGGAGCAAACTAGGAGTAATCAAATGGAAAATATTCAGATTAGAGATGAATTTATAAAGCTTGGTCAGCTTCTTAAGCTTGCAAATCTTGTAGAATCAGGTGCAATGGCTAAAGAAGTTATTGAGGACGGGCTTGTAAAATATAATGGTGAAGTTGAAACTCACCGCGGAAAAAAAGTTTATCCTGGTGATGTTGTGGAATTTAATGGAGAAAGCGTAACAGTTACTAATGATAATTAAATCCATTGAGCTTGAGAATTTTAGAAATTATGATTCATTGAGTATAAATTTCGATGAGCATACTACAATTCTTTTTGGTAACAATGCACAGGGAAAGACAAATATTTTGGAGGCTGCCTACATTAGTGGGACAACAAAATCCCATAAAGGAAGTCGTGACAAGGAAATAATAAAATTTGATAAAAATGAAAGTCATATAAAGACTATCATTTCAAAAAATAATAGAGACTATCAAATAGATATTCATCTTAAGAAAAATAAATCTAAAGGAATTGCTATAAATAGAGTTCCGATTAAAAAGGCTGCAGAATTATTTGGTCTTATAAATATAATTTTCTTTTCACCTGAGGACCTAAACATTATTAAGAATGGTCCTGCTGAGAGAAGAAAATTTATGGATGCTGAGCTTTGTCAGATTGATAAAATATATCTTTCAGATTTGACCAACTATAACAAGGCTTTAAATCAGCGAAATGCTTTGTTAAAAGAAATGATTTATAAGCCAGAGTTAAAAGAAACTCTTACAATTTGGGATGAACAGCTTATTAACTATGGTAAAAAGATAATCACAAGGCGGCAACAATTTATTGATGATATCAACATTATTGTGAAAGATATTCACAGTAAAATCACCTCTGGAAAAGAAAATATTGATGTTAGCTATGATCCTAATATAGAGGACATCTTTTTTCTTGATGAGCTAGTGAAAAATAAAGAAAAGGATATGCGATTCTGTCAGACATCGGTAGGACCTCATAGAGATGATATTAAAATTACCGTTGATGGAATTGATATAAGAAAGTTTGGAAGTCAGGGACAGCAGCGAACTTGTGCCCTGTCTCTTAAGCTTTCAGAAATTAGGCTTGTTGAAAATACAATTAATGACAAGCCAATATTACTTTTGGACGATGTTTTATCAGAACTGGATAAAAATCGTCAAAGTGATTTATTAGATAACCTACTTGATACACAAACTATCA contains:
- a CDS encoding RNA-binding S4 domain-containing protein; translation: MENIQIRDEFIKLGQLLKLANLVESGAMAKEVIEDGLVKYNGEVETHRGKKVYPGDVVEFNGESVTVTNDN
- the recF gene encoding DNA replication/repair protein RecF (All proteins in this family for which functions are known are DNA-binding proteins that assist the filamentation of RecA onto DNA for the initiation of recombination or recombinational repair.); amino-acid sequence: MIIKSIELENFRNYDSLSINFDEHTTILFGNNAQGKTNILEAAYISGTTKSHKGSRDKEIIKFDKNESHIKTIISKNNRDYQIDIHLKKNKSKGIAINRVPIKKAAELFGLINIIFFSPEDLNIIKNGPAERRKFMDAELCQIDKIYLSDLTNYNKALNQRNALLKEMIYKPELKETLTIWDEQLINYGKKIITRRQQFIDDINIIVKDIHSKITSGKENIDVSYDPNIEDIFFLDELVKNKEKDMRFCQTSVGPHRDDIKITVDGIDIRKFGSQGQQRTCALSLKLSEIRLVENTINDKPILLLDDVLSELDKNRQSDLLDNLLDTQTIITCTGIDEFVRNRFRLNTVYKVTNGSIELITEELDEQRS